A genome region from Euphorbia lathyris chromosome 4, ddEupLath1.1, whole genome shotgun sequence includes the following:
- the LOC136227763 gene encoding protein SLOW GREEN 1, chloroplastic: MNSSSTLSLTTSFLHFKTPNFNNHPPPSLVHFKSPSLLTVKASSNGVPILQTLKTFAKAAIFIGVTASMASVLPAVAETNVTLSEQSPDIDDVVGIEGESENQNGIITPVSKLIESNSEAIESLKSLLQQKLDNGGEDDEALKILSSLAEAQPSVIEWKFLMARLLNEMGRNQDARKVFEEILSLNPLSFEALFENALLMDRSGEGEAVIRRLQEALDIAEEENRVKEARDVKFIMAQIQFLQKNVEEALSSYQELSKEDPGDFRPYFCRGMIYSLIDRNEEAREQFAKYRELSPKKFDVEGYLRTPLSRMKLFGSNEEK, from the coding sequence ATGAATTCATCTTCTACTCTTTCTCTAACCACATCTTTCCTCCATTTCAAAACCCCTAACTTCAACAATCATCCTCCTCCTTCACTTGTTCATTTCAAATCCCCTTCTCTTTTAACAGTCAAAGCTTCCTCTAATGGAGTCCCCATTCTTCAAACCCTAAAAACCTTTGCTAAAGCTGCAATTTTCATTGGAGTCACCGCTTCAATGGCTTCTGTTTTGCCGGCTGTTGCTGAAACCAACGTCACTCTTTCTGAACAATCACCAGACATCGACGATGTAGTGGGAATTGAAGGGGAATCAGAGAATCAGAATGGAATTATAACACCGGTATCTAAGCTCATTGAATCCAATTCCGAAGCAATTGAGTCTCTGAAGTCTCTTCTACAGCAGAAACTTGATAATGGGGGGGAGGATGATGAGGCATTGAAGATACTGAGTAGCTTAGCGGAAGCACAACCGTCGGTGATTGAATGGAAATTTTTGATGGCTAGGTTATTGAATGAAATGGGGAGAAATCAGGATGCACGGAAGGTGTTTGAGGAAATTCTTAGCTTGAATCCGTTGTCTTTTGAGGCGTTGTTTGAGAATGCACTTCTAATGGACAGGTCTGGAGAAGGGGAAGCGGTGATTAGGAGGCTTCAAGAGGCTTTAGATATAGCTGAGGAAGAGAATAGAGTGAAAGAAGCTAGGGATGTGAAATTCATTATGGCTCAGATTCAATTTTTGCAGAAGAATGTAGAGGAGGCTTTGAGTAGTTATCAAGAGCTATCTAAAGAGGATCCAGGTGATTTCAGGCCTTATTTTTGTAGAGGAATGATATATAGTTTGATTGATAGGAATGAAGAAGCTAGAGAGCAGTTTGCTAAGTACCGTGAACTTTCACCTAAGAAATTTGATGTTGAAGGATATCTGAGGACTCCATTGTCGAGAATGAAGCTTTTTGGGTCTAATGAAGAGAAATGA